A part of Misgurnus anguillicaudatus chromosome 6, ASM2758022v2, whole genome shotgun sequence genomic DNA contains:
- the mafb gene encoding transcription factor Maf, with protein sequence MASELAMSSSDLPTSPLAMEYVNDFDLMKFEVKKEPVEPDRSISQCSRLIAGGSLSSTPMSTPCSSVPPSPSFSAPSPGSGSEQKAHLEDFYWMTGYQQQLNPEALGFSPEDAVEALINSGHQLQSFDGYARGQQFSGAAGTGGAMAGEEMGSAAAVVSAVIAAAAAQNGAPHHHHHHHHHPGGHHPTPGVQSNGNNANHQHMHLDDRFSDEQLVTMSVRELNRQLRGVSKEEVIRLKQKRRTLKNRGYAQSCRYKRVQQRHVLEGEKTQLIQQVDHLKQEISRLMRERDAYKEKYEKLISNGFRENGSSSDNNPSSPEFFMTSRKFLHL encoded by the exons ATGGCATCAGAACTGGCAATGAGCAGCTCCGACCTGCCCACCAGTCCCCTGGCCATGGAATATGTTAATGACTTCGATCTGATGAAGTTTGAAGTGAAAAAGGAGCCGGTGGAGCCCGATCGCAGCATCAGCCAGTGCAGCCGCCTGATCGCCGGGGGATCCCTGTCTTCCACCCCGATGAGCACGCCTTGCAGCTCGGTTCCCCCTTCCCCAAGCTTCTCGGCGCCCAGCCCGGGCTCCGGGAGCGAGCAGAAGGCGCACCTGGAGGATTTTTACTGGATGACCGGTTACCAACAGCAGCTCAACCCGGAGGCGCTGGGCTTCAGCCCCGAGGACGCGGTGGAGGCGCTGATCAACAGCGGTCACCAGCTCCAAAGCTTCGATGGCTATGCTAGAGGGCAGCAGTTTAGCGGCGCAGCCGGGACGGGAGGCGCCATGGCCGGGGAGGAGATGGGCTCCGCCGCCGCGGTGGTCTCCGCAGTCATCGCCGCCGCCGCGGCGCAGAACGGGGCGCCtcaccaccaccaccatcaCCACCACCACCCCGGCGGGCACCATCCGACGCCCGGGGTCCAGTCCAACGGCAACAACGCCAACCACCAACACATGCACCTGGACGATCGCTTCTCGGACGAGCAGTTGGTGACCATGTCCGTACGCGAGCTCAATCGTCAGCTGCGGGGGGTCAGCAAAGAGGAAGTGATCCGGCTCAAACAGAAGAGGAGAACCCTCAAAAACAGAGGCTATGCCCAGTCGTGCCGCTACAAGCGGGTCCAACAGAGGCACGTGCTGGAGGGCGAGAAGACCCAGCTCATACAGCAGGTGGACCACCTCAAGCAGGAGATCTCCAGACTGATGCGCGAGAGAGACGCGTACAAAGAAAAATACGAGAAGCTCATCAGCAACGGCTTCAGAGAAAACGGATCGAGCAGCGATAACAACCCGTCATCTCCAGAGTTTTTCAT GACGTCACGAAAGTTTCTACACCTGTGA